Proteins encoded within one genomic window of Chelatococcus sp. HY11:
- the lon gene encoding endopeptidase La, which produces MMFKNLPLFAADAGGAQSADTATAPRPSELPQDALLIVPVRNFVLFPGVVMPIVVGRPTSVAAAQQAVREGRQIGVLMQRDPEAEPSPLGLHRMGVIANILRFVTAPDGSHHLICQGDGRFYVEEFIKETPYLAARVRRIEEPEGNSSDIEARFLHLQGQATEALQLLPQAPQELLAAVQGATSASALTDLIAAYIDISPSDKQDILETVDLHARMDKVAKVLAKRIEVLRLSQEIGRQTKASLDERQREVLLREQMAAIQRELGEGDGKAQEVAELTEAITKAKMPPDVDQAARKELRRLERMPDASAEYGMIRTYLDWLIELPWALPEEKPIDIAQARRILDEDHFGLDKIKTRIVEYLAVRKLAPQGKAPILCFAGPPGVGKTSLGQSIARAMGRQFGRVSLGGVHDEAEIRGHRRTYVGALPGNIIQAIRKAGSRDCVLMLDEIDKMGSGVHGDPFAAMLEVLDPEQNGTFRDNYLGVPFDLSRVVFIATANMLDTIPGPLRDRMEIITLSGYTDSEKLEIAKRYLVRRQLEANGLKADQVDIADDALMAIIRSYTREAGVRNLEREVGRALRHIAVGIAEGSASHTHIGVAQLDDLLGPPRFEDEVAMRVSVPGVATGLAWTPVGGDILFIEATRTPGGGRLILTGQLGEVMRESAQAALSLVKSKARDFGVDPALFERNDIHIHVPAGATPKDGPSAGVAMFTALVSVLTGRTVRSDTAMTGEISLRGLVLPVGGIKEKVVAAARAGLTRVLLPARNRRDFEDIPEDARKRLEFVWLERVDDAIAQALEPATESKEAAPAQ; this is translated from the coding sequence ATGATGTTCAAGAACCTGCCCCTTTTTGCCGCCGATGCCGGCGGAGCCCAGAGCGCCGATACCGCCACAGCCCCGCGACCGAGCGAACTTCCGCAGGACGCGCTGCTGATCGTGCCCGTGCGCAACTTTGTTCTGTTCCCCGGCGTCGTCATGCCCATCGTCGTGGGCCGGCCGACGTCTGTCGCAGCGGCCCAGCAAGCGGTGCGTGAAGGCCGCCAGATCGGCGTGCTGATGCAGCGCGATCCCGAAGCCGAACCGTCACCGCTCGGCCTTCATCGCATGGGTGTGATCGCCAACATTCTGCGCTTCGTGACAGCCCCCGATGGCTCGCATCACCTGATCTGCCAGGGTGATGGCCGCTTCTACGTGGAAGAGTTCATCAAGGAAACGCCGTATCTCGCGGCCCGCGTTCGTCGCATCGAGGAGCCGGAAGGCAACAGCTCCGACATCGAGGCGCGCTTCCTGCATCTGCAGGGGCAGGCAACGGAAGCCCTTCAGCTCCTGCCGCAGGCGCCCCAGGAACTGCTTGCTGCCGTGCAGGGCGCCACATCGGCGTCCGCGCTCACGGATCTGATCGCGGCCTATATCGATATCTCTCCGAGCGACAAGCAGGATATCCTTGAGACCGTGGACCTCCACGCCCGCATGGACAAGGTCGCGAAAGTCCTCGCCAAGCGGATCGAGGTGCTGCGGCTCTCCCAGGAGATCGGTCGGCAAACCAAGGCCTCCCTCGACGAGCGCCAGCGGGAAGTGCTGCTGCGCGAGCAGATGGCGGCCATCCAGCGCGAACTCGGCGAAGGCGATGGCAAGGCGCAGGAGGTCGCCGAACTCACGGAGGCTATCACAAAAGCCAAGATGCCGCCGGACGTCGACCAGGCCGCGCGCAAGGAATTGCGCAGGCTGGAGCGCATGCCCGATGCCTCCGCCGAATACGGCATGATACGGACTTATCTCGATTGGCTGATCGAACTGCCCTGGGCCCTGCCCGAGGAAAAGCCGATCGACATTGCCCAGGCGCGGCGGATCCTCGACGAGGATCACTTCGGCCTCGACAAAATCAAGACGCGCATTGTCGAATACCTCGCGGTGCGCAAGCTCGCGCCGCAAGGCAAGGCACCCATCCTCTGCTTCGCGGGCCCGCCCGGCGTCGGCAAGACCTCTCTCGGCCAGTCCATCGCCCGGGCGATGGGACGCCAGTTCGGACGCGTCAGCCTTGGCGGCGTCCATGACGAGGCGGAGATCCGCGGCCATCGCCGCACCTATGTCGGCGCCCTGCCCGGCAACATCATCCAGGCTATCCGCAAGGCGGGCTCGCGCGATTGCGTGCTGATGCTCGACGAAATCGACAAGATGGGCTCGGGCGTGCATGGCGACCCCTTCGCGGCCATGCTGGAGGTGCTGGATCCCGAGCAGAACGGCACGTTCCGTGACAACTATCTCGGCGTGCCTTTCGATCTGTCGCGCGTCGTGTTCATTGCGACCGCCAATATGCTCGACACGATCCCCGGGCCGCTCCGCGACCGCATGGAGATCATCACCCTGTCCGGCTACACCGACAGCGAGAAGCTGGAGATCGCCAAACGCTATCTCGTGCGTCGGCAATTGGAAGCCAACGGCCTCAAAGCCGATCAGGTGGATATCGCGGACGATGCACTGATGGCGATCATCCGCAGCTATACGCGCGAGGCTGGCGTGCGAAACCTCGAGCGTGAGGTCGGGAGAGCACTCCGGCATATCGCCGTCGGCATCGCCGAAGGCAGCGCCAGCCACACCCATATCGGCGTGGCTCAACTCGATGATCTCCTCGGACCACCGCGCTTCGAGGATGAAGTCGCGATGCGCGTCAGCGTGCCCGGCGTCGCGACCGGCCTCGCCTGGACCCCCGTCGGCGGTGACATCCTGTTCATCGAGGCGACGCGCACGCCCGGCGGCGGACGGCTCATCCTCACCGGCCAGCTGGGAGAAGTGATGCGCGAGAGCGCCCAGGCAGCCCTCAGCCTGGTGAAGAGCAAGGCCAGGGACTTTGGTGTCGATCCAGCGCTGTTCGAGCGCAATGACATCCATATCCATGTCCCGGCAGGCGCCACACCCAAGGATGGGCCGAGCGCCGGCGTCGCGATGTTCACGGCGCTGGTCTCGGTGCTGACCGGGCGAACGGTGCGCAGCGACACGGCCATGACCGGTGAGATCAGTCTGCGCGGCCTCGTTCTGCCCGTCGGTGGCATCAAGGAAAAGGTGGTGGCCGCGGCTCGCGCCGGTCTCACACGGGTACTCCTGCCCGCCCGCAATCGCCGCGATTTCGAGGACATTCCGGAGGATGCCCGCAAACGCCTCGAGTTCGTCTGGCTGGAGCGTGTGGATGACGCGATAGCCCAGGCCCTCGAACCCGCGACGGAGAGCAAGGAAGCCGCTCCCGCGCAATAA
- a CDS encoding ABC transporter ATP-binding protein, with amino-acid sequence MQPIISISQLSKVYGSGFQALKGIDLVINKGEIFALLGPNGAGKTTLISIICGIVSPSEGTILADGHDITVEFRAARSKIGLVPQELTTDAFETVWATVSFSRGLFGKSANPPYIEKILRDLSLWDKRNSPIRTLSGGMKRRVMIAKALSHEPQILFLDEPTAGVDVELRRDMWDVVRTLRDNGVTIILTTHYIEEAEEMADRIGVIDKGRIILVEDKHELMRKLGQKRLTILLQKKLDHIPPGLEAYGLELAADGHELVYTYDTQGERTGITDLLSALSRADVAFKDLQTTQSSLEEIFVSLVRNGA; translated from the coding sequence ATGCAGCCCATCATTTCCATTTCCCAATTGTCCAAGGTCTATGGCTCGGGGTTTCAAGCCCTGAAGGGCATCGATCTCGTGATCAACAAGGGCGAGATCTTTGCCCTGCTCGGCCCTAATGGCGCTGGCAAGACCACCCTGATCAGTATCATCTGCGGCATCGTCAGCCCGAGTGAGGGCACGATCCTGGCGGATGGCCACGATATCACGGTGGAGTTTCGGGCCGCCCGCTCCAAGATAGGCCTCGTTCCTCAGGAACTGACCACCGACGCCTTCGAGACGGTGTGGGCAACCGTGAGCTTCAGCCGCGGGCTCTTCGGCAAATCAGCCAATCCGCCCTATATCGAGAAGATCCTGCGCGACCTCTCCCTGTGGGACAAGCGCAACAGCCCCATCCGGACGCTGTCCGGTGGCATGAAGCGCCGTGTGATGATCGCCAAGGCGCTGTCGCACGAGCCGCAGATCCTTTTCCTCGACGAACCGACCGCCGGTGTCGATGTCGAACTTCGCCGCGACATGTGGGATGTGGTGCGGACGCTCCGCGACAACGGCGTCACTATCATCCTCACCACGCACTATATCGAGGAAGCGGAGGAGATGGCCGATCGCATCGGCGTCATCGACAAGGGGCGCATCATTCTCGTGGAAGACAAGCATGAGTTGATGCGCAAACTTGGACAGAAAAGATTGACCATCCTGCTTCAGAAAAAGCTGGATCATATTCCGCCAGGACTGGAGGCCTACGGACTTGAGCTCGCGGCGGATGGTCACGAGCTTGTCTATACCTATGACACTCAAGGCGAACGGACCGGCATTACCGATCTCCTGAGCGCGCTCAGCCGCGCGGATGTCGCCTTCAAGGATTTGCAGACGACTCAAAGCTCTCTCGAAGAGATTTTCGTCAGTCTCGTAAGGAACGGCGCATGA
- a CDS encoding Hsp20/alpha crystallin family protein translates to MKNRDLKAWMWSDAVEMLARAERMHRDLFRPAAGSGRAATPQWEPPVDVFETDQELRVLAALPGVDPDHIQVSIANGVLIIAGGRILPPELRTATIHRLELPQGRFERQLQLPTGRYEVGRPSVINGCLLVVLRKLV, encoded by the coding sequence ATGAAGAACCGGGACCTGAAGGCCTGGATGTGGTCCGATGCCGTTGAAATGCTGGCACGGGCCGAGCGCATGCATCGGGATCTGTTTCGCCCCGCCGCCGGCTCCGGCCGCGCGGCAACTCCCCAGTGGGAACCCCCCGTCGATGTCTTCGAGACGGACCAAGAGCTGCGGGTGCTGGCGGCGCTGCCCGGCGTCGACCCCGACCATATCCAGGTTTCCATCGCGAACGGAGTTCTCATCATAGCGGGAGGGCGTATCCTGCCCCCGGAGCTGAGAACAGCGACCATTCATCGCCTCGAACTGCCGCAGGGCCGGTTCGAACGACAACTCCAGCTACCAACGGGCCGTTATGAGGTCGGCAGACCGTCCGTGATCAACGGCTGCCTCCTCGTCGTGCTGCGTAAGCTTGTCTGA
- a CDS encoding GGDEF domain-containing protein encodes MHQPEALCSGAPGAGNDDSQMFELAPVSLWLEDYSGLRRIFDTWREAGVTDLRSYLLADPDRVKQCSGSFRIVKVNHKTLSLFEARDVGHLVENLGLVFRDDMLTTHVDELVTMWEGKTRFSSNTVNYTLSGKRLDIQLNGVILPGYENSWERVLVSIEDVSEREQARRRILVAEEYARGLFEHSPVSLWVEDFSSIKHLIDEVRDRGIIDFRVFIDVHPEFISRCMSEIRVLDVNQHTLELFRAPDKATLLLRLADVFRDGMEHHFKEQLIDLWNDQLFQQREVVNYDLDGRELTLLMQFSVLPGHEKDWSLVQIALTDISARKKAEAYLEYLGKHDVLTKLYNRSFFVEELNRLERRGPRPVTILMADLNGLKRVNDQLGHAAGDGLLRRAGEVLGKLVEKPHHVARIGGDEFAVLMPGVEQEEGEAVMLELEKLVDLNNQFYSGLPLTLSIGVATSQAEERLEAVVSRADMLMLKAKRAYYANAQNDRRRGRSGMGR; translated from the coding sequence ATGCACCAACCTGAGGCCCTGTGTTCCGGCGCTCCAGGCGCGGGAAATGACGACAGCCAGATGTTCGAGCTTGCGCCCGTCTCGCTGTGGCTCGAGGACTATAGTGGGCTCCGGCGCATTTTTGATACATGGCGGGAGGCGGGTGTCACGGATCTCCGCTCCTATCTTCTGGCCGATCCCGACCGGGTGAAGCAGTGTTCCGGCTCGTTTCGCATCGTCAAGGTCAATCATAAGACACTGTCTCTTTTCGAGGCGCGTGATGTGGGGCATCTCGTCGAGAACCTCGGCCTGGTCTTCCGCGACGACATGTTGACGACTCATGTCGACGAACTGGTCACGATGTGGGAGGGGAAAACACGCTTTTCGAGCAACACGGTGAACTACACGCTGTCCGGCAAGCGGCTCGATATCCAGCTCAACGGGGTCATCCTGCCGGGTTACGAGAACAGCTGGGAGCGTGTCCTTGTTTCCATTGAGGATGTTTCTGAACGCGAACAGGCGCGGCGTCGCATTCTCGTTGCCGAGGAATATGCCCGGGGCTTGTTCGAGCATTCGCCGGTCTCGTTGTGGGTTGAGGATTTTTCCAGCATCAAGCATCTGATTGATGAGGTCCGGGACCGCGGCATCATCGATTTTCGTGTCTTCATCGATGTCCATCCGGAGTTCATTTCGCGGTGCATGAGCGAAATTCGCGTCCTGGACGTCAACCAGCATACGCTTGAGCTGTTCCGTGCACCGGACAAGGCGACGCTGTTGCTGCGATTGGCCGATGTCTTCCGCGACGGGATGGAGCATCATTTCAAGGAACAACTGATCGACCTTTGGAACGACCAGCTTTTCCAGCAGCGCGAAGTCGTGAACTACGATCTGGATGGCCGTGAGCTGACCCTGCTGATGCAATTCTCCGTCTTGCCGGGGCACGAGAAGGATTGGTCGCTCGTTCAGATAGCCCTTACCGATATCAGCGCCCGCAAGAAGGCGGAGGCCTATCTCGAATATCTTGGCAAGCACGACGTGCTGACCAAGCTCTACAACCGGTCCTTCTTTGTGGAGGAGTTGAACAGGCTCGAACGGCGCGGCCCGCGGCCGGTGACGATCCTCATGGCCGATCTCAATGGCTTGAAGCGGGTGAACGACCAGCTCGGCCACGCGGCGGGCGATGGGCTGTTGCGCCGCGCGGGTGAGGTGCTCGGCAAGCTCGTTGAAAAGCCGCACCATGTCGCTCGCATCGGCGGCGACGAGTTCGCCGTGCTCATGCCGGGAGTCGAGCAGGAGGAAGGTGAGGCCGTGATGCTGGAGCTTGAGAAGCTGGTCGATCTCAACAACCAGTTCTATTCCGGCCTGCCGCTCACGCTCTCGATCGGCGTCGCCACCAGCCAGGCGGAGGAGAGGCTGGAGGCTGTCGTCAGCCGCGCGGACATGCTCATGCTCAAGGCCAAGCGTGCCTATTATGCCAACGCGCAGAACGATCGTCGTCGCGGCCGTTCCGGCATGGGACGCTGA
- a CDS encoding mandelate racemase/muconate lactonizing enzyme family protein produces MKVTGVETFKFWVDWCNWLFVRITTDEGLTGWGEASLHGPIESVETAIREMAPHLIGQDPAGPEQHWHRLYNAWRWRGGATLTSALSGIDIALWDLEGKRLGVPVHRLLGGAHRKRLRVYASHWLSGVRTPEAAFEGAREAVRRGFTGFKCCLISYDGLRANEARELRLAREMMAAAREGAGPDVDIFHECSEFLSPRTAVMLDEALSPYRPGWFEEPIPFENAKVMARLQRDIRTPIATGERLLSRYEFRELLEEGGCKIVQPDIMHGGGFTELRRIAAMADTYYVPVAPHNPGGPICTVASMHLAASIPNFYILEQMEPQRAIRDAVSRPAIQFEDGHFILPEGPGLGLEPDIEALKDHAFRPQPLGERPGSLFR; encoded by the coding sequence ATGAAAGTAACGGGAGTTGAAACGTTCAAATTCTGGGTCGACTGGTGCAATTGGCTGTTCGTCCGCATCACGACCGATGAGGGGCTGACGGGCTGGGGCGAGGCTTCGCTGCATGGGCCGATCGAATCTGTGGAAACGGCCATACGGGAGATGGCGCCGCATCTCATCGGCCAGGATCCGGCGGGGCCGGAGCAGCATTGGCATCGCTTGTACAATGCCTGGCGTTGGCGCGGCGGGGCCACGTTGACGAGCGCTTTGAGCGGCATCGACATCGCCCTGTGGGACCTTGAAGGCAAGCGGCTCGGCGTGCCGGTGCACCGACTTCTCGGCGGCGCTCACCGCAAGCGCCTGCGTGTCTATGCGAGCCACTGGCTGTCGGGCGTACGCACGCCGGAAGCCGCCTTCGAGGGCGCGCGCGAGGCGGTGCGCCGTGGCTTCACCGGTTTCAAATGCTGCCTCATCAGCTACGACGGCTTGCGCGCCAACGAAGCGAGGGAGCTGCGCCTCGCCCGCGAGATGATGGCGGCGGCGCGCGAGGGCGCGGGACCGGATGTCGACATCTTCCACGAATGCAGCGAGTTCCTGTCACCACGCACGGCGGTGATGCTGGACGAGGCCTTGTCGCCCTACAGGCCCGGCTGGTTCGAGGAGCCCATCCCCTTCGAGAACGCCAAGGTCATGGCGCGCCTCCAGCGCGATATCAGGACGCCGATCGCGACGGGCGAGCGTCTGCTGTCACGCTATGAATTCCGGGAGTTGCTGGAGGAGGGCGGTTGTAAGATCGTTCAGCCGGACATCATGCACGGCGGCGGGTTCACGGAGTTGCGGCGCATAGCGGCGATGGCGGATACCTACTATGTGCCGGTCGCCCCGCATAATCCGGGCGGGCCGATCTGCACCGTTGCCTCCATGCATCTCGCGGCCAGCATTCCGAACTTTTACATCCTTGAGCAGATGGAGCCGCAACGCGCCATTCGCGACGCGGTCAGCCGCCCGGCCATCCAGTTCGAGGATGGTCATTTCATCCTGCCCGAGGGGCCGGGGCTCGGCCTCGAGCCGGATATCGAGGCGCTCAAGGACCACGCCTTCAGGCCCCAGCCGCTCGGCGAGCGCCCGGGTTCGTTGTTTCGCTAA
- a CDS encoding NAD(P)/FAD-dependent oxidoreductase, translating to MEEVDVAVIGAGVVGLAISRRLALAGREVLVLEAAGSIGTETSARNSEVIHAGIYYPHGSLMARLCVEGRRALYAYCGERSVPHKACGKLIVATDEAERERLAGIAAHAEGNGVEGLRFLPATDARALEPALHCTAALLSPTTGIIDSHAYMLSLQGDAENAGANFAFHCRVRAGRVIDGGVDLTIDDGSDTSLRARTVINAAGLHAPAVARAIAGVPGDRVPQAYFAKGNYFGLSTRAPFSHLIYPVPVAGGLGTHLTLDLAGRARFGPDVEWIDQVDYAVDPARAASFYGAIRRYWPELPDGVLQPDYSGIRPKIAPASAGTQDFRIEGPETHGVAGLVNLFGIESPGLTSSLAIADHVAGLVGHYA from the coding sequence GTGGAAGAGGTTGATGTCGCCGTTATTGGCGCCGGTGTGGTCGGGCTTGCCATCTCGCGCCGGCTGGCGCTCGCGGGGAGGGAGGTTCTTGTTCTGGAGGCTGCGGGATCCATCGGCACGGAAACCTCCGCCCGCAACAGCGAGGTCATCCACGCCGGCATCTATTACCCCCATGGCAGCCTGATGGCGCGGCTCTGCGTGGAGGGACGACGGGCCCTCTACGCCTATTGCGGCGAGCGGAGCGTTCCGCACAAGGCCTGCGGCAAGCTGATCGTCGCGACAGACGAGGCTGAACGCGAGCGGCTGGCCGGCATCGCCGCCCATGCCGAGGGCAACGGCGTGGAGGGCCTGCGTTTCCTTCCGGCCACAGACGCCCGCGCGCTCGAACCAGCGCTTCACTGCACGGCGGCGCTTCTCTCGCCGACTACTGGCATCATCGACAGCCACGCCTATATGCTGTCGCTGCAAGGGGACGCGGAAAACGCCGGCGCGAACTTCGCCTTTCATTGCCGCGTGAGGGCCGGACGCGTGATCGACGGCGGCGTTGACCTGACGATCGACGACGGGAGCGACACGTCGCTACGCGCCCGCACCGTAATCAACGCAGCCGGGCTCCATGCCCCCGCCGTCGCACGTGCCATCGCCGGCGTGCCCGGGGACAGGGTGCCACAAGCCTACTTCGCCAAGGGTAACTACTTCGGCCTCAGCACCCGCGCGCCGTTCTCGCATCTGATCTATCCCGTTCCGGTTGCGGGCGGGCTCGGCACGCATCTCACGTTGGATCTCGCGGGCCGTGCCCGTTTTGGACCGGACGTGGAATGGATCGACCAGGTGGACTACGCCGTGGATCCCGCACGCGCGGCCTCGTTCTACGGCGCAATCCGACGCTATTGGCCTGAGCTCCCCGATGGCGTGCTCCAGCCCGATTATTCCGGTATCCGACCGAAGATCGCGCCAGCAAGCGCTGGCACCCAGGATTTTCGCATCGAGGGTCCCGAGACCCACGGGGTTGCCGGCCTCGTGAATCTATTCGGCATCGAGTCGCCGGGCCTGACCTCCTCACTCGCGATCGCGGACCATGTCGCGGGTCTTGTCGGACACTACGCCTGA
- a CDS encoding LacI family DNA-binding transcriptional regulator has protein sequence MRKPTMHDVARHAGVSTGTVSNVLNDPQVVSADKRERVLEAIAQLGYLRNSLAQSLKSQSSRVIGLCVPHAASAYFTSLIDALEDIAFTCGYEMVQILSRHDPDMEYRRVETLLSHRIAGLIIVPSQSPRRTFDLIERSRVPAVMVDRLWPDDRFDYVTMNNSEAMMATVAGLIARGHRHILYTARYPDLVTTQQRIAAFEAAGRAAVEATRTTVLVSGEDEVAFGPRLVAALRGPDAPTAVIASNSIITLWVLRAFREAGIICPDDVSLVAFDEPVWADVMTPPLAIIRHPSIAIAETTWNLLMERLEDSRQPHAPPKPRRHVQLPATLELRSSVGAPRVQTRS, from the coding sequence ATGCGTAAACCGACCATGCATGATGTCGCCCGCCACGCGGGCGTGTCGACGGGCACCGTGTCCAATGTCCTGAACGATCCGCAGGTCGTCAGCGCCGACAAGCGTGAACGGGTGCTCGAAGCCATCGCGCAGCTCGGCTACCTCCGTAACAGCCTGGCGCAGAGCCTGAAGAGTCAGAGCTCGCGCGTCATCGGGCTGTGTGTGCCGCATGCCGCGAGTGCCTATTTCACGAGCCTGATCGACGCCCTGGAGGACATCGCCTTCACCTGCGGTTACGAGATGGTTCAGATCTTGAGCCGGCACGACCCGGACATGGAATACCGCCGCGTCGAGACGCTGCTCTCCCATCGCATAGCGGGCCTTATCATCGTTCCCAGCCAGTCGCCGCGGCGGACGTTCGATCTGATCGAGCGCTCGCGTGTCCCGGCCGTCATGGTTGACCGCCTCTGGCCCGATGACCGCTTTGACTATGTCACGATGAACAACAGCGAGGCGATGATGGCGACGGTTGCCGGCCTCATCGCCCGGGGGCATCGCCACATCCTCTACACCGCGCGCTATCCGGACCTTGTCACCACCCAGCAGCGCATCGCCGCCTTCGAGGCGGCCGGGCGAGCCGCGGTCGAGGCGACGCGGACGACCGTCCTCGTCAGTGGTGAGGACGAGGTCGCCTTCGGGCCTCGGCTCGTCGCCGCCCTGCGGGGGCCTGATGCGCCTACCGCCGTCATCGCCAGCAACAGCATCATCACCCTCTGGGTCCTGCGTGCGTTCAGGGAGGCGGGAATCATATGCCCGGACGATGTCTCGCTGGTCGCCTTCGACGAGCCGGTCTGGGCCGATGTCATGACGCCGCCGCTTGCGATTATCCGCCATCCCAGCATCGCTATAGCGGAGACCACCTGGAACCTTCTGATGGAGCGGCTGGAAGACAGCCGTCAGCCGCATGCCCCTCCCAAGCCACGGCGGCACGTGCAGCTTCCGGCGACGCTCGAACTCCGAAGCTCCGTTGGCGCGCCGCGCGTCCAGACCCGGTCGTGA
- a CDS encoding aldose 1-epimerase family protein produces the protein MPAAQSPSLVHIASHGYSASVNPAGAELMSLDHDGRPLLWPGDTNSWAERAPVLFPTIGLVTGGEIRVGGRAYPMPPHGFAKRSLFTVTQRGPDRCSLTLEATSSTREHYPFAFGLRLDYSLDAAGLRMAATISNPGSQTLPASFGFHPGFRWPLEPGVPKSSYTIAFADDRRITTKRPAQGFFTDESTVVDLPNGHLALNDDLFVGGGLFLVAPRSSEVRFGSPDGKLALTVAYENCPDVMVWMKPGAEFLCIEPWHGRPDPAGFKDDFSRKPGLANIPPGESIVVAMTVRADG, from the coding sequence ATGCCCGCAGCCCAATCACCGTCGCTCGTTCACATCGCAAGCCATGGCTATAGCGCCAGCGTCAATCCCGCCGGCGCGGAACTGATGAGCCTTGATCATGACGGCCGGCCACTCCTCTGGCCTGGAGACACCAACAGCTGGGCCGAACGCGCGCCTGTCCTGTTTCCGACGATCGGCCTCGTCACCGGCGGCGAGATCCGGGTAGGCGGACGCGCCTATCCGATGCCCCCGCACGGGTTCGCCAAGCGCTCGCTCTTTACGGTGACACAAAGAGGGCCGGACCGCTGCAGCCTGACCCTCGAAGCGACATCATCGACCCGCGAGCACTATCCCTTCGCCTTCGGCCTGAGGCTGGACTACAGCCTGGACGCTGCCGGGCTGCGCATGGCCGCGACGATTTCCAACCCCGGCAGCCAGACGCTGCCCGCGAGCTTTGGCTTCCATCCCGGTTTCCGCTGGCCGCTGGAGCCCGGGGTGCCGAAATCGTCCTACACCATCGCCTTCGCTGACGATCGCCGCATCACGACCAAGCGGCCCGCGCAGGGCTTCTTCACCGATGAGAGCACGGTCGTCGACCTGCCGAACGGCCATCTCGCCCTCAATGATGACCTCTTCGTGGGCGGCGGCCTCTTTCTCGTCGCGCCAAGGAGCTCTGAGGTTCGCTTCGGATCGCCTGACGGCAAGCTTGCGCTCACGGTCGCCTACGAGAATTGCCCCGACGTCATGGTATGGATGAAGCCGGGCGCGGAATTCCTCTGCATCGAGCCTTGGCATGGCAGGCCGGACCCGGCTGGCTTCAAGGACGACTTCAGCCGGAAACCCGGCCTCGCGAACATTCCCCCTGGCGAATCCATCGTCGTCGCTATGACCGTCCGCGCGGATGGCTAG
- a CDS encoding ABC transporter permease gives MNYYAIGSIYKFEMARAWRTLLQSIIAPVISTSLYFIVFGAAIGSHMREIDGVSYGAFIVPGLIMLSLLTQSVSNASFAIYFPKFTGTIYELLSAPVSPLEIVVSYVGAAATKSVILGLIILATAYLFVPLRVEHPVWMVLFLILTAITFSLLGFIIGIWADGFEKLQLVPLLVVTPLTFLGGSFYSINMLPPFWQTVALFNPVVYLVSGFRWSFFGVSDVGVGISLGMIVVFLLLCLGVVTWIFKTGYRLKS, from the coding sequence ATGAACTACTATGCCATTGGCTCAATCTATAAGTTTGAAATGGCTCGCGCCTGGCGGACGTTGCTGCAGAGCATCATCGCTCCAGTCATTTCGACATCGCTCTATTTCATCGTCTTCGGCGCGGCCATCGGCAGCCACATGCGGGAAATCGATGGTGTGAGCTACGGCGCTTTCATCGTGCCAGGCCTCATCATGCTGTCGCTGCTGACACAGAGCGTCTCAAACGCTTCCTTCGCCATCTATTTCCCGAAATTCACCGGCACCATCTACGAGCTTCTGTCCGCGCCGGTCTCGCCGCTGGAAATCGTCGTCAGCTATGTCGGCGCGGCCGCGACCAAATCCGTCATCCTCGGATTGATCATTCTCGCGACGGCTTATCTCTTCGTGCCGCTCAGGGTGGAACATCCGGTCTGGATGGTGCTATTCCTCATCCTGACCGCGATCACCTTCAGCCTGCTCGGCTTCATCATCGGCATCTGGGCCGACGGTTTCGAGAAGCTGCAGCTCGTGCCGCTTCTTGTCGTCACTCCGCTCACCTTTCTCGGCGGCAGCTTCTATTCCATCAACATGCTGCCGCCCTTCTGGCAAACGGTGGCGCTGTTCAACCCGGTCGTCTATCTCGTCAGCGGCTTCCGCTGGAGCTTCTTCGGCGTGTCGGATGTCGGCGTGGGGATCAGCCTCGGCATGATCGTCGTCTTTCTCCTGCTGTGCCTCGGCGTCGTCACCTGGATCTTCAAGACCGGGTACCGCTTGAAGAGCTGA